From Nitratidesulfovibrio vulgaris str. Hildenborough, a single genomic window includes:
- the nspC gene encoding carboxynorspermidine decarboxylase — translation MMDERYLAALDPARFPSPCFVIDEDRLVANAAILDEVQRRTGARVLLALKGFAAWSTFPLLSRAQGGVLHGTCASSPHEARLGRETFGGEVHAFAAGYSEDDMAELVTIADHIVFNSFAQWRRYRPVVEASGRHIECGIRVNPEHSEGAVAIYNPCSPGSRLGVRERHFEPQSLEGITGLHFHTLCEQDAGALSRTLDAFESKFGRYLEGMRWVNFGGGHHITREGYDLDLLCRCIERIRDRYGVQVYIEPGEAVALDAGVLLCSVLDVVQADVPVVILDTSAAAHMPDVLEMPYRPGCIGSGLPDEKAWTCRLAGKSCLAGDVVGDYSFDRPLRPGDRLAFLDMAIYSMVKTTTFNGLQLPAIALYRASSGKREVVRTFGYETFRDRLS, via the coding sequence ATGATGGATGAACGCTATCTCGCCGCGCTCGACCCCGCGCGGTTTCCCTCCCCCTGTTTCGTCATCGACGAGGACAGACTGGTGGCCAACGCCGCCATCCTCGACGAGGTGCAGCGTCGCACGGGTGCCCGCGTGCTACTGGCCCTGAAGGGCTTCGCCGCATGGAGCACCTTTCCGCTGCTGAGTCGTGCACAGGGCGGCGTGCTGCACGGCACCTGCGCCAGTTCACCGCATGAGGCGCGCCTCGGGCGCGAGACCTTCGGCGGCGAGGTGCATGCCTTCGCGGCAGGGTACAGCGAGGACGACATGGCCGAACTCGTCACCATCGCCGACCATATCGTCTTCAATTCCTTCGCGCAGTGGCGGCGGTACCGCCCCGTGGTCGAGGCCTCCGGCAGGCATATCGAGTGCGGCATCCGGGTCAACCCGGAGCATTCGGAAGGGGCCGTGGCCATATACAACCCCTGTTCACCGGGGTCGCGTCTCGGTGTGCGCGAGCGTCATTTCGAGCCGCAATCGCTCGAGGGCATCACCGGATTGCATTTCCACACCCTGTGCGAACAGGACGCGGGCGCGCTGTCGCGCACGCTGGATGCCTTCGAGTCGAAATTCGGCAGATACCTTGAGGGAATGCGCTGGGTGAACTTCGGCGGCGGGCACCACATCACCCGCGAGGGGTACGACCTCGACCTGCTCTGCCGCTGCATCGAGCGTATCCGCGACAGGTACGGCGTGCAGGTGTACATCGAACCCGGCGAGGCCGTGGCGCTGGATGCCGGGGTGCTGCTGTGCAGCGTCCTCGACGTGGTACAGGCCGATGTGCCCGTGGTGATTCTCGACACCTCGGCTGCGGCGCACATGCCCGACGTGCTGGAGATGCCCTACCGCCCCGGTTGCATAGGGTCGGGGCTGCCTGACGAGAAGGCGTGGACATGCCGTCTTGCCGGCAAGTCATGCCTTGCCGGTGACGTGGTGGGTGACTATTCGTTCGATAGGCCCCTGCGACCCGGAGACAGGCTGGCGTTTCTGGACATGGCCATCTACAGCATGGTCAAGACGACCACCTTCAACGGCTTGCAGCTTCCGGCCATCGCGCTCTACCGTGCATCTTCCGGCAAGCGCGAGGTGGTGAGGACCTTCGGCTACGAGACCTTCCGCGACAGGCTGTCATAG
- a CDS encoding saccharopine dehydrogenase family protein: MAKVLIIGAGGVGGVVAHKCAQVADVFSEIVLASRTKSKCDAIAADIKARTGRTIETAQVDADNVPELVALIKACKPAMVLNLALPYQDLTIMDACLETGVHYLDTANYEPLDEAKFEYKWQWAYQERFREKGLMALLGSGFDPGVTNVFCAYAQKHLFDEIHVLDIIDCNAGDHGHPFATNFNPEINIREVTARGRYWERGEWVETDPLSWAMNYDFPEGIGPKKCFLMYHEELESLVQNLKGLKRARFWMTFSDNYLNHLKVLENVGMTRIDEVEHNGHKIVPIQFLRSLLPDPASLGPRTKGRTCIGCLMQGVKDGKEKTAYIYNICDHEACYREVGSQAISYTTGVPAMIGAMMMLTGKWTGQGVFNMEQMDPDPFMEKLNLHGLPWVVVEK, translated from the coding sequence ATGGCGAAGGTTCTCATCATCGGTGCCGGTGGCGTGGGTGGCGTGGTCGCCCACAAGTGCGCGCAGGTCGCGGACGTGTTCTCTGAAATCGTGCTGGCGAGCCGCACGAAGTCGAAGTGCGACGCCATCGCCGCCGACATCAAGGCCCGCACGGGGCGTACCATCGAGACGGCGCAGGTCGATGCCGACAACGTCCCCGAACTGGTGGCGCTGATCAAGGCCTGCAAGCCCGCGATGGTGCTCAACCTCGCGCTGCCCTATCAGGACCTCACCATCATGGACGCCTGCCTCGAGACCGGAGTCCATTACCTCGACACGGCCAACTACGAGCCTCTGGACGAGGCCAAGTTCGAATACAAATGGCAGTGGGCCTATCAGGAGCGTTTCCGTGAGAAGGGCCTCATGGCCCTTCTGGGCAGCGGCTTCGACCCCGGCGTGACCAACGTCTTCTGCGCCTATGCCCAGAAGCACCTGTTCGACGAAATCCATGTGCTGGACATCATCGACTGCAACGCGGGCGACCACGGGCACCCCTTCGCCACCAACTTCAATCCCGAGATCAACATCCGTGAGGTCACGGCCCGCGGCAGGTACTGGGAACGCGGTGAGTGGGTCGAGACCGACCCGCTTTCGTGGGCCATGAACTACGACTTCCCCGAGGGCATCGGCCCGAAGAAGTGCTTCCTCATGTATCACGAGGAACTGGAGTCGCTGGTGCAGAACCTCAAGGGGTTGAAGCGCGCCCGGTTCTGGATGACCTTCTCCGACAACTACCTGAACCACCTCAAGGTGCTCGAGAACGTGGGCATGACCCGCATCGACGAGGTGGAACACAACGGGCACAAGATCGTGCCCATCCAGTTCCTGCGTTCGCTGCTGCCCGACCCCGCCTCGCTGGGGCCGCGCACCAAGGGTCGTACCTGCATAGGTTGCCTCATGCAGGGCGTGAAGGACGGCAAGGAGAAGACCGCCTACATCTACAACATCTGCGACCACGAGGCGTGCTACCGCGAAGTGGGTTCACAGGCCATCTCCTACACGACGGGCGTACCCGCCATGATAGGGGCCATGATGATGCTCACCGGCAAGTGGACAGGGCAGGGCGTGTTCAACATGGAACAGATGGACCCCGACCCGTTCATGGAGAAGCTGAACCTTCACGGGCTGCCGTGGGTCGTCGTCGAGAAATAG
- the speB gene encoding agmatinase codes for MTDSPHKRFLASELDDIAPEEARFHVIPAPFEASVSYGGGTGAGPDAILDASDQLELWDGLSIPAAQGIHTHPPVDCTGDAEAVLDRISRATRSVLDAGGTPVLLGGEHTVTYGALAALRERFGRFGVVQFDAHADLRDSYEGSRWSHASVMRRAVSDLGLPLVQYGVRALCTEEVAFRREAGVTHWDAAQLARSGVPARPLPDDFPESVYVTFDVDGLDPSIMPATGTPVPGGLGWYDALRLVERSVSGRRVLGFDVVELAPIAGWHAADFAAARLVYDIMGIIQRMAR; via the coding sequence ATGACAGACTCGCCGCACAAGCGTTTTCTGGCTTCCGAACTGGACGATATCGCGCCGGAAGAGGCCCGGTTCCATGTCATCCCCGCGCCTTTCGAAGCCTCTGTCTCGTATGGAGGGGGAACGGGCGCAGGGCCTGACGCCATCCTCGACGCCTCTGACCAGCTTGAGTTGTGGGACGGGTTATCCATCCCGGCGGCGCAGGGCATCCACACGCACCCCCCCGTGGACTGCACGGGCGACGCCGAGGCGGTTCTCGACCGCATCTCCCGAGCGACCCGAAGCGTTCTTGATGCGGGGGGGACGCCTGTCCTGCTGGGTGGTGAGCACACCGTCACCTATGGGGCACTTGCGGCCCTGCGTGAACGGTTCGGCCGATTCGGGGTGGTGCAGTTCGATGCCCATGCCGACTTGCGCGACAGCTACGAGGGGTCGCGGTGGAGTCACGCCAGCGTGATGCGGCGTGCCGTGTCCGACCTTGGGCTACCGCTTGTGCAGTACGGGGTGCGCGCCTTGTGCACGGAAGAGGTGGCTTTCCGGCGTGAAGCCGGGGTGACGCACTGGGATGCGGCGCAACTGGCCCGTTCAGGCGTGCCTGCACGACCGCTTCCCGATGACTTTCCGGAAAGTGTCTATGTGACTTTCGATGTGGACGGCCTCGACCCTTCCATCATGCCCGCCACGGGAACGCCCGTGCCGGGTGGGCTTGGCTGGTATGATGCCCTGCGGCTGGTGGAACGTTCCGTGTCCGGACGCAGGGTGCTCGGTTTCGATGTCGTTGAACTCGCCCCCATCGCAGGATGGCACGCCGCCGATTTCGCGGCAGCGCGGCTGGTCTACGACATCATGGGCATCATCCAGCGCATGGCCCGATGA
- the speA gene encoding biosynthetic arginine decarboxylase has product MARNRTLQQWGVEDSAELYGIRNWGAGYFDVAQNGDVVVYPFGHNRGPAVSIPEIIGGMRERGYDMPVLLRIENILDSQITSLHTSFRNAIGSLGYKGEYRGIFPIKVNQQQQVVEKIAQFGSHYHHGLEVGSKAELIAAVSQLRDREACLVCNGYKDEEFIDLGLHAVRLGFMCIFVLEMPGELDLILERGEALGVKPIIGVRAKLSVKAGGHWTDSGGERSTFGLTTSQIVDVVDRLKEKGMLDCFKLLHYHLGSQVPNIRDIRAAVMEACRIYAGLVQEGAAMGFLDLGGGLAVDYDGSHTNFVSSRNYTLDEYCADIVEAVMTTLDEQNIPHPHIVTESGRATVAYYSMLLFNILDVSRVEIGNLPDALPEDTPEPVRNMREVLAGMTLRNLQECYNDALYYRDAVRQLFLTGQVTLRQRTLSERLFWAIMKRIAQEKQKLKHVPKDLAEIDVALADIYYGNFSVFQSLPDSWAIDQLFPVMPVHRLQELPSRQGILSDITCDSDGRIDHFIDPQGMKGTLDLHPLRDGEEYYLGVFLVGAYQETLGDLHNLLGDTNVVSVRVHEDGTYEFVREIRGDSVADILSYVEYDPRRIYEDIRELAERAVREGRITASDRFRVMQAYEDGLRGYTYFER; this is encoded by the coding sequence TTGGCAAGAAACCGTACGTTGCAGCAGTGGGGTGTCGAAGACTCCGCTGAACTCTATGGTATCCGCAACTGGGGTGCGGGATACTTCGATGTCGCACAGAACGGCGATGTCGTCGTATACCCCTTCGGTCATAACCGCGGTCCTGCCGTAAGCATTCCCGAGATCATCGGGGGCATGCGGGAGCGCGGCTACGACATGCCGGTGCTCCTGCGCATCGAGAACATCCTCGATTCCCAGATCACCAGTCTTCACACATCCTTTCGCAACGCCATCGGCTCGCTCGGCTACAAGGGCGAATACCGGGGCATCTTTCCCATCAAGGTCAATCAGCAGCAGCAGGTGGTCGAGAAGATCGCCCAGTTCGGTTCGCACTACCACCACGGTCTCGAGGTGGGCAGCAAGGCCGAGCTCATCGCCGCCGTCTCGCAACTGCGCGACCGCGAGGCGTGCCTCGTGTGCAACGGCTACAAGGACGAGGAGTTCATCGACCTCGGCCTGCATGCGGTGCGTCTCGGCTTCATGTGCATCTTCGTACTGGAGATGCCGGGCGAACTCGACCTCATCCTCGAAAGGGGCGAGGCGCTCGGCGTGAAGCCCATCATCGGCGTCCGGGCCAAGCTTTCCGTCAAGGCGGGCGGGCACTGGACCGATTCGGGCGGCGAGCGTTCGACCTTCGGCCTCACCACGTCGCAGATTGTGGACGTGGTGGACAGGCTCAAGGAAAAGGGCATGCTCGACTGCTTCAAGCTGCTGCACTACCATCTCGGGTCGCAGGTGCCCAACATCCGCGACATCCGCGCCGCCGTCATGGAGGCTTGCCGCATCTATGCGGGCCTCGTGCAGGAAGGGGCGGCCATGGGCTTCCTCGACCTCGGCGGCGGTCTCGCCGTCGACTACGACGGTTCGCACACCAACTTCGTCAGCAGCCGTAACTACACGCTCGACGAATACTGCGCCGACATCGTCGAGGCGGTCATGACCACCCTCGACGAGCAGAACATCCCCCATCCCCATATCGTCACCGAGTCGGGGCGGGCCACCGTGGCCTACTATTCCATGCTGCTCTTCAACATCCTCGATGTGAGCCGCGTGGAGATAGGCAACCTGCCCGACGCCCTGCCCGAAGACACGCCCGAACCCGTGCGCAACATGCGCGAGGTGCTTGCGGGCATGACCCTGCGCAACCTGCAGGAGTGCTACAACGACGCGCTCTACTACCGCGACGCCGTGCGGCAGCTCTTCCTGACAGGGCAGGTGACCCTGCGGCAGCGTACGCTCTCCGAGCGGCTGTTCTGGGCCATCATGAAGCGCATCGCGCAGGAGAAGCAGAAGCTCAAGCACGTGCCCAAGGACCTTGCCGAGATCGACGTGGCCCTCGCCGACATCTACTACGGCAACTTCAGCGTGTTCCAGTCGCTGCCCGACTCGTGGGCCATCGACCAGCTTTTCCCCGTCATGCCCGTGCACAGGTTGCAGGAACTGCCGTCACGGCAGGGCATCCTTTCGGACATCACCTGCGACAGCGATGGCCGTATCGACCACTTCATCGACCCGCAGGGCATGAAGGGAACCCTCGACCTGCATCCCCTGCGTGATGGCGAGGAATACTACCTCGGCGTCTTTCTCGTGGGGGCCTATCAGGAGACGCTGGGCGACCTGCACAACCTGCTTGGCGACACCAACGTGGTCAGCGTGCGCGTGCATGAGGACGGCACCTACGAGTTCGTCCGCGAGATACGCGGCGACTCCGTGGCCGACATCCTCTCCTACGTGGAGTATGATCCTCGCAGGATATACGAGGACATCCGCGAACTGGCCGAACGTGCGGTGCGCGAAGGGCGCATCACCGCCTCCGACCGTTTCCGGGTGATGCAGGCCTACGAAGACGGACTCCGCGGCTACACCTACTTCGAACGGTAA